The stretch of DNA ACCCCGTCGACAAGGTGGAACTGATCCTGATGGGCGGGACGATGACCGCCCGCAGCCACGACTACCAGGAGTGGTTCGTCAAGCGAGCGCTCGAGGCGATGAACGACTACGACGTCGACAAGGAGCCCGAACCAGCACAGGGCGTCAGCTTCGCCGAGGATCGCGAGGAGTACGAGTGGCGGTATCTCGAGGACGTCATCGCGGAAAACGAGACCGCGGACATCCGCAACATCGGGACGACGTTCGAGACGAAGCCGGACTGGTGTGACCCCGAGCAGATCGATCGGATGCTCGACCTCGGCGGGACGAAAGTCGAGGTCGGCGTCCAGACGACCTACGAGCGCATCAATAGAGAGATGCACCGCGGCCACGGCGTCCAGGAGTCGATCGACGCCAATCAGCGACTGCGGGATTCGGCCTTCAAGGTCGGCTTCCACATGATGCCCGGCCAGCCCGGCATGTCGAAAGAGATGTGTCTCGAGGACTTCCGGCGACTCTTCGAAGCGGAACAGTGGAAGCCGGACTACCTGAAGATCTACCCGACGCTGGTCGTGCGCGGTACCGCGACCTACGACTGGTGGCACAGAGACGAGTACGAGCCGCTGTCGAACGAGGAGGCCGCGGAGCTGATCGCGGAGATCAAGGACATGATCCCCCGGTACACGCGGCTGCAGCGCGTCCAGCGGGACATCCCGGCGGACTTCATCGACGCCGGCGTCTGGAAGTCGAACCTCCGACAGCTCGCCCGCAAGCGGATGGACGAGCACGGGTGGGAGTGCGAGTGCATCCGCTGTCGCGAGGCCGGGATGCACGACGAGGAACCCGAAACCGTCGACCTCGACGTGATGACCTACGAGGCCTGCGGCGGTACCGAGCACTTCATCTCGTTCGAGGACTTCGAGAAGGACCTCCTCGTCGGCTTCTGTCGGCTCCGGTTCCCGAACGATCCCGTTCGACCGGAACTCGAGAACGCGGCGCTGGTCCGGGAGCTACACGTCTACGGTTCGGAGGTGGCGATGGGCGACGAGGGGGCGACCGACCAGCACCAGCACCAGGGCTACGGCCGCCGGCTGATGGAGCGGGCCGAAGCACTCGCCGCCGACGCCGGCTACGACACGGTGAGCGTGATCTCGGGGATCGGCGCTCGAGCGTACTACCGGAACAAACTCGGCTATCATCAGGACGGGCCGTACGTCAGCAAACGTCTGTGACGGATTTAAAAACGAGCGGCGCTGTATCCCCTCCCTGCTCGCGCCTTCGGCGCTCGCTGAGGAAGGGAGCTTAGCGCCTCAATTCAGCTAATCGGGGAGTGAGACGGACTCGTCCTCGACGACGGTCCGGTCATCTCGCCGTATCAACTCGCTGCCGGCAGTATCCGGCCCTATATTATTCACATTCTGTTACACAAAATTTATAGTGGTGTCCGGGATACTACTGTCTGCCGACAGTCGTCGGCACCGTTGTCAACTCCCCCACTCCGACAGCGGCACACCGCATTGCTACCCGTTCGGGCGCGCCGATCCCCACCCGTCGCTCGATCCCCTGTAGCGACTCTCGGCGCGCCCGATACCGGACCCATTCCGACCGTCCGTCGCCCCGTCGCGTTCTCCGATCGCTCGATCTCGAGTACTCACGGCGATCACGACGCGGCGGATACCGTCAGCGGTCGGCCGTTCGGTGCCGGTATCCGGACCGAAATTCGTACGCGAGGAGTCCGAGGAACAGAGCGAGGGCGAACCCCCAGATCATCCGTCGCTCGCCGCCGGTCACGCTCGCCCCCATGGGGCCGAGCAAAAACACGCTGAGCAGCACGCCCGTCCGGACCCGCGTTTCGGGTGGGAGTTCGTCGTCGCCGGTGGCCGCGAGGTAGAGTTGCGGTCCGAGGATCGGAACGCCGACGATGAGGGCGGCCGCGAACGCCGCCCCCTCGAGTCCGAGCGCTGCGCCGGTTCCGAGCGCGAGAAAATAGAGCACGAACGCGACGGCGAGGACGCGGTTCTCTCGAGAGATCATACGAAAATGTAACCGTCACAACACTATAAGTGTGCGGAAAACGGCGGCCGAGACGGCGGCGAAGCGGGACTGTCCGACTCAGACCGCGAGGACGGTGTCGACGACGAGCATGATCGCGAAGCCGCCGACGAACGCCGCGGTCGCCGTGTCGGCGTAGCCGTGGCCGTGACTCGAGGGGATGAGTTCGCGGAAGACGACGGCGATCATCGCGCCGGCGGCGAAGCCGGCGGCGACGGGGAAGAGACCGGAGACGACCGCGACCAGCGAGAAGCCGACGGCCGCGGCGATTGGCTCCGGAACGCCGCCCGAAACCGTCGTGTAGAGGAGCGTCCGGGGTGCGGTGACGCCCGCCCGGACCGCGGGAACCGCCATCGCGAACCCGTCGGGGACGTTCTGGACGGCGATCGCCGTCGCGATGGCGAGCCCGAGTGCGGTTTCACCGCTCGCGAACGCGATGCCGACCGCCAGCCCCTCGGGGACGTTGTGAATGGTGACGGTGCCGCCGACCAGCGCGGCCCGTCGGAGGTCGTCGCCGCCGTCGCCGATCGGTTCGCCCTCGGCCGAGGGCAACTCGCCCGCGGGATCGAACGTCCCCGTCGTGCCTTCGATACGCTCCCCGCGGAACAGGAGATGCAGGTGGGGGAAACCGGCGTTGACCGCGAGGAGGAACCCGCCGCCTGCGAGAATTCCGGCGACGACCTCGAGCGGCGAGCCGAGTTCGAGGCCGGGGAGGACGAGCGCGAACACGGCGGCCCCGACCATGATGCCCGCGGCGAGCCCGAGCGAGCCGTCGTAGACGCGGTGACTGATCCGGTCCGTGAGCAAGAGCGGTAGTGCACCGATCCCGGTCGTACAGCCCGCGATTGCGGCGACGAGGACGACTTCGCCGAGCGGGGACATGTCGGTTCGGTTCGCCGCCGTCTCGAAAACGCTTGCGATCGGTGGATACGCTGCCGGCCGCGTGCTGTCAGTCGATCGTGACTTCGAGCTCGAGCAGGCCGAGGTGGGCGGGTGCGTTCCCGCCGTTCGTGCGGAAGTCCTCGG from Natrinema salaciae encodes:
- a CDS encoding tRNA uridine(34) 5-carboxymethylaminomethyl modification radical SAM/GNAT enzyme Elp3 produces the protein MSTETPEPTETEAFERVCETLVERILAGEIERDEVETAKLEACSEHSAPKVPKNSELLDYAPEEHREDLETVLQRKPVRTASGVSPVAIMTSPERCPHGKCLYCPGGPDSEFSSSQSYTGEEPAAARGVQNEYDPYGQVTLRLEQLRQIGHPVDKVELILMGGTMTARSHDYQEWFVKRALEAMNDYDVDKEPEPAQGVSFAEDREEYEWRYLEDVIAENETADIRNIGTTFETKPDWCDPEQIDRMLDLGGTKVEVGVQTTYERINREMHRGHGVQESIDANQRLRDSAFKVGFHMMPGQPGMSKEMCLEDFRRLFEAEQWKPDYLKIYPTLVVRGTATYDWWHRDEYEPLSNEEAAELIAEIKDMIPRYTRLQRVQRDIPADFIDAGVWKSNLRQLARKRMDEHGWECECIRCREAGMHDEEPETVDLDVMTYEACGGTEHFISFEDFEKDLLVGFCRLRFPNDPVRPELENAALVRELHVYGSEVAMGDEGATDQHQHQGYGRRLMERAEALAADAGYDTVSVISGIGARAYYRNKLGYHQDGPYVSKRL
- a CDS encoding ZIP family metal transporter, encoding MSPLGEVVLVAAIAGCTTGIGALPLLLTDRISHRVYDGSLGLAAGIMVGAAVFALVLPGLELGSPLEVVAGILAGGGFLLAVNAGFPHLHLLFRGERIEGTTGTFDPAGELPSAEGEPIGDGGDDLRRAALVGGTVTIHNVPEGLAVGIAFASGETALGLAIATAIAVQNVPDGFAMAVPAVRAGVTAPRTLLYTTVSGGVPEPIAAAVGFSLVAVVSGLFPVAAGFAAGAMIAVVFRELIPSSHGHGYADTATAAFVGGFAIMLVVDTVLAV